From Acidovorax sp. FHTAMBA, one genomic window encodes:
- a CDS encoding heme-binding protein translates to MKTKHELELADVKAVAAAAEAEALKNNWAVTIAIVDDGGHLLWLQRLDGAAAVSSHIAPSKARTAALGRRESKVYEDVINGGRTSFLSAPTIDGLLEGGVPIMKDGQCLGAVGVSGVKSTEDAQIARAGIVALGL, encoded by the coding sequence ACGAACTCGAACTGGCCGATGTCAAGGCCGTTGCCGCCGCCGCCGAAGCTGAAGCCCTCAAGAACAACTGGGCCGTGACCATCGCCATCGTGGACGATGGCGGTCACCTGCTGTGGCTGCAGCGCCTGGACGGTGCGGCGGCGGTGTCGTCGCACATTGCGCCCTCCAAGGCGCGTACGGCAGCCCTCGGCCGCCGTGAGAGCAAGGTGTACGAGGACGTGATCAACGGCGGCCGCACCTCCTTCCTGAGCGCGCCCACCATTGACGGTCTGCTCGAGGGCGGCGTGCCGATCATGAAGGATGGCCAGTGCCTGGGTGCGGTGGGTGTGAGCGGTGTGAAGTCCACCGAAGACGCGCAGATTGCCCGTGCGGGCATTGTTGCGCTGGGCCTTTGA
- a CDS encoding hemin uptake protein HemP: MQATLTSASLLRNVPSDLPVSRADSGTAHAANDAVPGAVDSSALLQGQKAVAISHNGSLYRLQATKLGKLILTK, from the coding sequence ATGCAAGCCACACTGACCTCCGCCTCGCTCCTGCGTAACGTCCCATCCGATCTGCCCGTCTCGCGTGCAGACAGCGGCACGGCCCATGCGGCCAACGACGCCGTACCAGGTGCTGTAGACAGCAGCGCGCTGCTGCAAGGCCAGAAGGCCGTTGCCATCAGCCACAACGGCTCGCTGTACCGCCTGCAGGCCACCAAGCTGGGCAAACTCATCCTGACCAAGTAA
- a CDS encoding DMT family transporter, with the protein MRRDLSSPALRGGLLALLSAALFGLSTPMVQGFGVGVGPFTTAALLYGGAALVAAFMRRTSGHEAQLRRGDFPRLLAMAGMGAVVGPVALAWGLQRTSGSSASLMLTLEAVFTAVLAWRWYGETLDRRVIAAVTLLLLGGVVLVLEQGLLGQVQLLGLLAVTVATIAWGVDNTLSRGVADRDPGQVVMVKAVLGTLATVLMGRVWGEPLPGAGAALALLAVGATGYGLSLRFYLLAQRAFGAARTGSVFAFAPFIGAVGAFALGDRSGSWLMAMGGAFMVGGVLLHLAERHEHMHTHEALEHEHAHTHDDDHHTHAHAEMPVGPHSHRHSHGVVSHSHPHVPDAHHQHSH; encoded by the coding sequence ATGCGGCGTGATCTTTCCTCACCCGCGCTGCGGGGCGGCTTGCTTGCGCTGCTTTCTGCAGCCTTGTTCGGGTTGAGCACGCCGATGGTGCAAGGTTTTGGCGTGGGCGTCGGGCCGTTCACCACCGCAGCGCTGCTGTATGGCGGCGCGGCATTGGTGGCTGCGTTCATGCGCCGCACATCCGGGCACGAGGCGCAATTGCGCCGGGGCGATTTCCCGCGCTTGCTTGCCATGGCTGGCATGGGCGCAGTGGTAGGTCCGGTGGCGCTGGCGTGGGGTCTGCAACGCACCAGCGGGTCCAGCGCGTCGTTGATGTTGACCCTGGAGGCGGTGTTCACTGCCGTCCTTGCGTGGCGCTGGTACGGTGAGACGCTGGACAGACGCGTTATTGCCGCTGTCACTCTCCTCCTGCTGGGCGGAGTCGTGCTCGTTCTTGAACAGGGCCTGCTCGGCCAGGTTCAACTGCTGGGACTGCTTGCAGTCACCGTGGCCACCATCGCATGGGGCGTCGACAACACGCTGTCGAGGGGGGTTGCGGACCGCGATCCGGGACAGGTGGTCATGGTGAAGGCGGTGCTTGGCACGCTGGCGACCGTGTTGATGGGTAGGGTGTGGGGCGAGCCTTTGCCCGGGGCCGGTGCCGCGTTGGCCTTGCTGGCCGTTGGGGCCACTGGCTACGGTCTGAGCCTGCGGTTTTACCTGCTTGCACAACGGGCGTTTGGAGCGGCACGCACGGGGTCAGTCTTTGCGTTTGCTCCGTTCATTGGCGCCGTGGGTGCGTTCGCGCTGGGCGACCGGTCAGGGTCATGGTTGATGGCAATGGGCGGGGCGTTCATGGTCGGTGGCGTGTTGCTGCACCTTGCCGAGCGACATGAGCACATGCACACCCACGAAGCCCTGGAGCATGAGCACGCCCACACCCACGATGACGATCACCACACGCACGCCCATGCCGAGATGCCCGTGGGCCCACACAGCCACCGCCACAGCCACGGTGTGGTGAGCCACTCCCACCCCCATGTGCCGGATGCACACCATCAGCATTCCCATTGA
- a CDS encoding biopolymer transporter ExbD, protein MAFGTQDDADEVMNEINMTPLVDVMLVLLIIFIITVPVMKHSVNVDLPRATNQPELIKPETVRLSVAADGKYYWNELQVTDEELLPRLQAEAAKEPQPDLHIRGDKEVRYERVAQAMAAAQRAGVRKIGFVTEPTP, encoded by the coding sequence ATGGCCTTTGGAACCCAAGACGATGCCGATGAGGTGATGAACGAGATCAACATGACGCCGCTGGTCGACGTCATGCTGGTACTGCTCATCATCTTCATCATCACCGTGCCGGTGATGAAACACTCGGTCAACGTTGATTTGCCGCGCGCCACCAACCAGCCCGAGCTCATCAAGCCCGAAACCGTGCGCCTGTCTGTTGCGGCCGATGGCAAGTACTACTGGAACGAGTTGCAGGTGACCGACGAAGAGCTGCTGCCCCGCCTGCAGGCCGAAGCCGCCAAGGAGCCCCAGCCCGACCTGCACATCCGCGGCGACAAGGAAGTGCGCTACGAACGCGTGGCCCAGGCCATGGCAGCCGCGCAGCGCGCCGGGGTGCGCAAGATCGGGTTTGTGACGGAGCCAACGCCCTGA
- a CDS encoding MotA/TolQ/ExbB proton channel family protein: MESQFGIANVWIQGDFVTRAVAVLLLAMSLVTWIVILIKALDIIRFKKHARAAKDFWHSEDFATGLTKLGPDPTNPFRHLALEGREATAHHRNTKAHLHDALDVSDWVTRCLRNCIDEFTARLQSGLAILASVGSTAPFIGLFGTVWGIYHALLAIGTSGQSTIDKVAGPIGEALIMTALGLAVAIPAVLGYNALVRGNKSILGGLNSFAHDLHAYFVTGARVNAGGEPGKVLPMKKGS, encoded by the coding sequence ATGGAATCGCAATTCGGCATCGCCAACGTCTGGATCCAGGGCGACTTTGTCACCCGCGCAGTCGCTGTGCTGCTGCTGGCCATGTCGCTGGTCACGTGGATCGTCATCCTCATCAAGGCGCTGGACATCATCCGGTTCAAGAAGCACGCCCGCGCGGCCAAGGATTTCTGGCACAGCGAAGACTTTGCGACCGGCCTGACCAAGCTGGGCCCGGACCCGACCAACCCCTTCCGCCACCTGGCCCTGGAAGGCCGCGAGGCCACCGCCCACCACCGCAACACCAAGGCCCACCTGCACGACGCCCTGGACGTGAGCGACTGGGTCACGCGCTGCCTGCGCAACTGCATTGACGAATTCACCGCCCGCCTGCAGTCAGGCCTGGCCATCCTGGCATCGGTGGGCTCCACGGCGCCGTTCATTGGCCTGTTTGGCACCGTGTGGGGTATCTACCATGCGCTGCTGGCCATCGGCACCTCGGGCCAGTCCACCATCGACAAGGTGGCCGGCCCCATTGGCGAGGCGCTGATCATGACGGCCCTGGGCCTGGCGGTGGCCATCCCGGCGGTGCTGGGCTACAACGCGCTGGTGCGCGGCAACAAGTCCATCCTGGGCGGTCTCAACAGCTTTGCGCACGACCTGCACGCCTACTTTGTGACCGGCGCCCGCGTGAACGCCGGGGGCGAACCGGGCAAGGTGCTGCCCATGAAGAAAGGCAGCTAA
- a CDS encoding energy transducer TonB codes for MSHPDRFAPAGGVSRNAVIVGSVVALHVAGIWALQSGLVRKAAEVIVPAELLSEFIAPPAPPKVAPPPPAPPPPPTPAPKAPPRIAPRPAPMPVAVADPTPAPTAPTGIATPQPPAPPTDAPAVPPSPAPAPPAPPAPAAPPRIELPSSDAAYLNNPRPSYPAISKRMGEQGKVVLRVLIGTDGLPQKVEVSTSSGFDRLDRQAQDAVMRWRFVPGKRNGVPEAMWNLVPINFVLE; via the coding sequence ATGTCTCACCCTGATCGTTTTGCCCCCGCCGGGGGCGTGAGCCGCAATGCCGTGATCGTGGGATCTGTGGTGGCGCTGCATGTGGCCGGCATCTGGGCCCTGCAGTCGGGCCTGGTGCGCAAGGCTGCCGAGGTCATCGTGCCGGCGGAGCTGCTGAGCGAATTCATTGCGCCACCCGCGCCGCCCAAGGTGGCACCACCTCCCCCCGCGCCGCCGCCGCCACCCACACCGGCACCCAAGGCGCCGCCCCGGATCGCACCGCGCCCCGCGCCGATGCCCGTGGCCGTTGCCGACCCCACACCGGCACCCACAGCCCCCACGGGCATTGCCACGCCCCAGCCCCCCGCGCCACCCACGGATGCCCCTGCAGTACCGCCGTCCCCCGCGCCGGCGCCTCCTGCCCCACCCGCGCCAGCGGCGCCACCCCGGATCGAGTTGCCCTCCAGCGACGCGGCCTACCTCAACAACCCCAGGCCCAGCTACCCCGCCATCAGCAAACGCATGGGTGAACAGGGCAAGGTGGTGCTGCGCGTGCTGATTGGCACCGACGGCCTGCCGCAGAAGGTGGAGGTGAGCACATCCAGCGGCTTCGACCGGCTGGACCGGCAGGCCCAGGATGCCGTGATGCGCTGGCGCTTTGTGCCGGGCAAGCGCAACGGTGTGCCGGAAGCCATGTGGAACCTGGTGCCCATCAACTTCGTTCTCGAATAA
- a CDS encoding (2Fe-2S)-binding protein has translation MIVCVCRRISDREIARHARAGMSFDEIQFELGVATQCGCCESCARDVVAQCSASTPVAALRNEAAPQPIQLASSILESKSWNSSLHSQAA, from the coding sequence ATGATCGTCTGTGTTTGCCGCCGGATTTCGGACCGTGAGATTGCCCGCCACGCACGCGCAGGCATGAGCTTTGACGAAATCCAGTTCGAACTGGGCGTGGCCACCCAATGCGGATGCTGCGAAAGCTGCGCCCGCGATGTGGTCGCGCAGTGCAGTGCATCGACCCCTGTGGCCGCCTTGCGCAACGAGGCCGCGCCGCAACCGATCCAGCTTGCCAGCTCCATTTTGGAAAGCAAGTCATGGAACTCCTCTCTACACTCGCAGGCAGCCTGA
- a CDS encoding alpha-hydroxy acid oxidase encodes MTHTPARQNIPPEIVTLADHELQARQHLDDNAWAYFSGGAANETTLHANRSAWDALPLWPHVLQPLAGGHTRVQLLGRTLAHPILLAPVAFQRLAHPDGELAMAYAAAALGAGVVLSTQASVSLEAIASAVLPDPGRGPLWFQLYLQHDRGFTQALVQRAEAAGYEALVLTVDAPASGVRDREQRAGFRLPQGIGPVNLAGLPPPPPPDLRPGQSALFDGLLHHAPTWDDVAWLQSITALPVLLKGVLHPADARQAVAAGAAGLIVSNHGGRTLDTAPPTATALPRVVQAVGGAVPVLVDGGIRRGTDVLKAMALGASAVLVGRPAVWGLANAGATGVAHVLRLLRDELEVAMALTGCATLADATQALLSPD; translated from the coding sequence ATGACCCACACCCCCGCACGGCAAAACATCCCCCCGGAGATCGTCACCCTGGCCGACCACGAGCTGCAGGCGCGCCAGCATCTGGACGACAACGCCTGGGCCTACTTCAGCGGCGGTGCGGCGAACGAGACCACGCTGCACGCCAACCGCAGCGCCTGGGACGCACTGCCCCTGTGGCCGCACGTGCTGCAGCCGCTGGCCGGCGGCCACACACGTGTGCAGCTGCTGGGGCGCACGCTGGCCCACCCCATCCTGCTCGCACCGGTCGCCTTTCAGCGCCTGGCGCACCCGGATGGCGAGCTGGCCATGGCCTACGCAGCTGCGGCGCTGGGCGCGGGGGTGGTGCTCAGCACCCAGGCCAGCGTGTCGCTCGAAGCCATCGCCAGCGCCGTGCTGCCCGACCCGGGGCGGGGCCCCCTGTGGTTTCAGCTCTATCTGCAGCACGACCGGGGCTTTACGCAGGCGCTGGTGCAGCGCGCCGAGGCGGCGGGCTACGAAGCGCTGGTGCTCACGGTGGACGCCCCCGCCAGCGGCGTGCGCGACCGCGAGCAGCGTGCGGGGTTCCGGTTGCCCCAGGGTATAGGCCCGGTCAACCTGGCCGGCCTGCCCCCGCCCCCACCGCCCGACCTGCGCCCCGGCCAGAGTGCACTGTTCGACGGCCTGCTGCACCACGCCCCCACCTGGGACGACGTGGCCTGGCTGCAGTCCATCACGGCACTGCCTGTGCTGCTCAAAGGCGTGTTGCACCCTGCCGATGCGCGTCAGGCCGTGGCCGCGGGCGCGGCAGGGCTGATCGTCTCCAACCACGGCGGCCGCACGCTCGACACCGCCCCGCCCACGGCCACCGCCCTGCCCCGCGTGGTGCAGGCCGTGGGGGGCGCAGTGCCGGTGCTGGTGGATGGTGGCATCCGGCGCGGCACCGACGTGCTCAAAGCCATGGCGCTGGGTGCATCGGCCGTGCTGGTAGGCCGCCCCGCCGTGTGGGGCCTGGCCAACGCCGGGGCAACGGGCGTGGCCCATGTGCTACGACTGCTGCGCGACGAGCTGGAAGTGGCCATGGCCCTCACCGGCTGTGCCACCCTGGCCGATGCCACCCAGGCCCTGCTGAGCCCCGACTGA
- a CDS encoding Fe2+-dependent dioxygenase, giving the protein MFLHIKEVLTPDEVGMFRQALGPQAPWVDGARSAGGQAVHQKNNLQLAQGSELSARLQEQVKAALHRNALFFSAALPRRIYNPLFNKYGDGANFYGNHVDSAVMHSRADNCWVRSDLSCTLFLTPPEDYDGGELVISEALGEKRIKLPAGDLILYPSSTVHQVSPVTRGHRISSFFWVESMVRGLEQRQLLFDMDMALLKLRHAHGEKEPSAIALSGTYHNLLRMWADA; this is encoded by the coding sequence ATGTTTCTGCACATCAAAGAAGTCCTCACGCCAGACGAAGTGGGCATGTTCCGCCAGGCCCTGGGGCCACAAGCCCCCTGGGTGGACGGAGCACGCAGTGCGGGTGGCCAGGCCGTCCACCAGAAAAACAACCTGCAACTGGCGCAAGGCAGCGAGCTGTCGGCCCGGTTGCAGGAGCAGGTCAAGGCCGCGCTGCACCGCAACGCGCTGTTCTTCTCGGCGGCCCTGCCGCGCCGCATCTACAACCCGCTGTTCAACAAGTACGGCGATGGCGCCAACTTCTACGGCAACCATGTGGACAGCGCCGTCATGCACTCCAGGGCAGACAACTGCTGGGTGCGCAGCGACCTGTCGTGCACCCTGTTCCTGACGCCCCCCGAGGACTACGACGGGGGCGAGCTGGTCATCAGCGAAGCGCTGGGCGAAAAACGCATCAAGTTGCCAGCCGGCGACCTGATCCTGTACCCCAGCAGCACGGTGCACCAGGTATCGCCCGTCACACGCGGGCACCGCATCAGCAGCTTCTTCTGGGTGGAAAGCATGGTGCGCGGGCTGGAGCAGCGCCAGTTGCTGTTCGACATGGACATGGCGCTGCTCAAGCTGCGCCACGCGCACGGCGAGAAAGAACCCTCGGCGATTGCCCTCTCGGGCACCTACCACAACCTGCTGCGCATGTGGGCCGATGCATAA
- a CDS encoding TonB-dependent siderophore receptor translates to MAKSRALRRSIPLRAPQSTQQPITQPARTAASEKALLPLGALMLAASVGAMAQTHAAEATLPAVTVKETADVQGKDTLLLRQTTVGKGKQDIKDIPQSVTVFTEKLMNDRNQDDFREVLRTTAGVTFQAGETGEEDVRLRGFSLGQAGDIYTDGMKDAPLYERDTFNLDRVEVLKGSASMLFGKGSTGGVVNQVNKAPLLIDQHEVSYTLGTGNFHRLTGDFNIKTGENAAVRLNAMVHNSDNFGARQDKRGIAPTFSWGIGTADEFSVGLYYLDVKGRPIYNSPWINSNGKIVPTLPARNYYGLDSDHLNTSSQYLTLGHIHRFRDGGELQTRLRHGKYERDLLASVIRFGTPTTSLDQINASTPLTRSSKGRIGDSTMTQLQSDYTNSFTWGGKKHDILAGVDFYRDDANRNSNYANPAGNSSATNGLGTTVGTPDNGAWAPDTRAPVAYNTFKAQNFGMYLQDTMSLTSTVKLVGGLRYDRFKASYRNADGSLSDQTSDGLWSPRAGVLFQPDEVSSYYVSYGSSYNTSGDTYQFGGVSAGGTVSNPGTGSLANTPPEKSRNIEIGGKWELFERRALLGVAAFYSEKYNERNTDPDNPGYLLSGKRHATGMEFNLAGRITPKWEIFMNHTWIPSAKIDRSTTVLAANGGGAQVKGDRPGLTPKHSGSIWTTYVVTPQLRVGAGLTYRGAQNPEGSRAMKASGFATADAMLEYSFDDKTSLKLNITNLANKLYADTLYRGFYGAGAARSAQLTLKTRF, encoded by the coding sequence TTGGCAAAATCACGCGCTCTGCGCCGCAGCATCCCGCTGCGCGCGCCCCAATCAACCCAACAACCCATCACCCAGCCCGCTCGCACTGCGGCATCGGAAAAGGCCCTGCTCCCGCTGGGCGCACTGATGCTGGCAGCCTCGGTGGGGGCCATGGCCCAGACCCATGCGGCTGAGGCCACACTGCCCGCCGTCACCGTGAAGGAAACGGCAGACGTCCAGGGCAAAGACACCTTGCTGCTCAGGCAGACCACGGTGGGCAAGGGCAAACAGGACATCAAGGACATCCCGCAATCGGTCACGGTGTTCACCGAAAAGCTCATGAACGACCGCAACCAGGACGACTTCCGCGAGGTGCTGCGCACCACCGCGGGGGTAACGTTCCAGGCGGGTGAAACCGGCGAGGAAGACGTGCGCCTGCGCGGCTTCTCGCTGGGCCAGGCCGGTGACATCTACACCGACGGCATGAAAGATGCACCCCTGTACGAGCGCGACACCTTCAACCTCGACCGCGTTGAAGTACTCAAGGGTTCGGCCTCCATGCTGTTTGGCAAGGGCTCCACCGGGGGCGTGGTCAACCAGGTCAACAAGGCCCCGCTGCTGATCGACCAGCACGAAGTCTCGTACACGCTGGGCACCGGCAACTTTCACCGCCTCACCGGCGATTTCAACATCAAGACGGGCGAGAACGCCGCGGTGCGCCTCAATGCGATGGTGCACAACTCGGACAACTTCGGTGCACGGCAGGACAAGCGTGGCATCGCACCCACGTTCAGCTGGGGCATCGGCACTGCCGACGAGTTCTCGGTGGGCCTGTACTACCTGGACGTCAAGGGCCGCCCCATCTACAACAGCCCCTGGATCAACAGCAACGGCAAGATCGTGCCCACCCTGCCCGCCCGCAACTACTACGGCCTGGACAGCGACCACCTCAATACGTCATCGCAGTACCTGACGTTGGGCCACATCCACCGCTTCCGCGATGGCGGCGAGCTGCAGACCCGGCTGCGCCACGGCAAATACGAGCGCGACCTGCTGGCCAGCGTGATCCGCTTTGGCACGCCCACCACGTCGCTCGACCAGATCAACGCCAGCACGCCGCTCACACGCAGCTCCAAGGGTCGCATCGGCGACAGCACAATGACGCAGCTGCAGAGCGACTACACCAACTCCTTCACCTGGGGCGGCAAGAAGCACGACATCCTGGCGGGCGTCGATTTCTACCGTGACGACGCCAACCGCAATTCCAATTACGCCAATCCCGCCGGCAATTCATCGGCCACCAACGGGCTGGGCACCACCGTCGGCACACCGGACAACGGTGCCTGGGCGCCCGACACGCGCGCACCGGTGGCCTACAACACGTTCAAGGCGCAGAATTTTGGCATGTACCTGCAGGACACGATGTCGCTCACCTCGACCGTGAAGCTCGTCGGCGGGCTGCGCTACGACCGGTTCAAGGCCTCCTATCGCAATGCCGATGGTTCGCTGAGCGACCAGACCTCCGACGGCCTGTGGAGCCCGCGCGCGGGCGTGCTGTTCCAGCCTGATGAGGTGTCGTCGTACTACGTGTCCTATGGCTCTTCGTACAACACCTCGGGAGACACCTACCAGTTTGGCGGCGTGAGCGCTGGCGGCACGGTGTCCAACCCGGGCACCGGATCCCTGGCCAACACGCCGCCCGAAAAGAGCCGCAACATTGAAATCGGCGGCAAGTGGGAGCTGTTCGAGCGCCGCGCCCTGCTGGGGGTGGCCGCTTTCTACAGCGAAAAATACAACGAGCGCAACACCGATCCCGACAACCCGGGCTATCTGCTCTCGGGCAAGCGCCACGCCACCGGCATGGAGTTCAACCTGGCGGGCCGCATCACGCCCAAGTGGGAAATCTTCATGAACCACACCTGGATTCCAAGCGCCAAGATCGACCGGAGCACCACCGTGCTGGCCGCCAACGGTGGCGGTGCCCAGGTGAAGGGTGATCGCCCGGGCCTCACCCCCAAGCACAGCGGCAGCATCTGGACCACCTATGTGGTGACCCCACAGCTGCGTGTGGGAGCGGGCCTCACCTACCGTGGCGCACAGAACCCCGAAGGCTCGCGTGCCATGAAGGCCAGCGGCTTTGCCACGGCAGATGCGATGCTGGAATACAGCTTCGACGACAAGACCTCGCTCAAGCTCAACATCACCAACCTGGCCAACAAGCTCTACGCCGATACGCTGTACCGCGGCTTCTACGGCGCCGGGGCCGCGCGCTCGGCCCAGCTGACGCTCAAGACCCGTTTCTGA
- a CDS encoding SWIB/MDM2 domain-containing protein: MATAKKAPAKTAPAAQKAAAPAKKRTPNAAFMKALTPSPALAAVVGSAPLPRTEIISKLWVYIKANNLQDAANKRNINADAKLKELFGKPQVSMFELAGLIGKHVK; the protein is encoded by the coding sequence ATGGCAACTGCAAAAAAAGCTCCGGCAAAAACAGCCCCCGCAGCCCAGAAGGCTGCTGCCCCCGCCAAGAAGCGCACCCCCAACGCTGCTTTCATGAAGGCACTTACGCCCAGCCCCGCGCTGGCCGCCGTGGTGGGCTCGGCGCCGCTGCCGCGCACGGAGATCATCAGCAAGCTGTGGGTCTACATCAAGGCCAACAACCTGCAGGATGCCGCCAACAAGCGCAACATCAACGCCGACGCCAAGCTCAAGGAATTGTTCGGCAAGCCCCAGGTCTCGATGTTTGAACTGGCCGGCCTGATCGGCAAGCACGTCAAGTAA
- the rraA gene encoding ribonuclease E activity regulator RraA: protein MSAAPSFPSFSTCDFCDVHKGDMSGAFRVLPPVFHSYGGVAAFAGPVSTVKCHEDNTQVKAAVESPGEGRVLVVDGGGSLRRALVGGNLAAAAARNGWAGVVVDGCVRDVAELKAAAVGLCALALIPLPTERRGEGQRDVAVQIQGVWVRPGDWLYADADGIVVSAQPLVV from the coding sequence ATGTCTGCTGCGCCATCCTTCCCATCTTTCAGCACCTGTGATTTTTGCGATGTGCACAAGGGCGACATGAGCGGTGCGTTCCGCGTCCTGCCCCCGGTCTTTCACAGTTATGGCGGTGTGGCCGCGTTTGCCGGCCCGGTGAGCACCGTCAAGTGCCATGAAGACAACACGCAGGTGAAGGCGGCCGTGGAGTCGCCGGGTGAGGGCCGCGTGCTGGTAGTGGATGGGGGGGGCTCGCTGCGCCGCGCGCTGGTGGGTGGCAATCTGGCGGCTGCCGCTGCGCGCAATGGCTGGGCCGGTGTGGTGGTGGACGGGTGCGTGCGCGATGTGGCCGAGCTCAAGGCGGCGGCTGTTGGCCTGTGTGCGCTGGCGTTGATACCGCTGCCCACAGAACGCCGTGGCGAGGGGCAGCGCGATGTGGCCGTGCAGATCCAGGGCGTCTGGGTGCGGCCGGGCGACTGGCTGTACGCCGATGCAGACGGCATTGTGGTGAGCGCACAGCCCCTGGTGGTGTAG
- a CDS encoding DMT family transporter, producing MNTTPSRPFAYVCLALSMALVGSYVALSKPLAAVLPVFLLAWMRFGIGGVAMLHWLRKPVDEPPITRSTQRLLFLQSFLGNFLFTLCMIYGVSLTDAVTAGVTLAAIPAAVAVMGWLFLRERVAPRTWAAVVCAVAGIALFSLSKQEHSAHIAQALDAKNTRNMGWLGPWLLLGAVVCEAAYTVIGKKLTTSLGPKRITSLINLWGFVLSTPLGLYAAWHFNFTAVGWGTWVLLVFYALAACVWTVWLWMTGLKAVPAAQGGVFSVMLPVSAALVGVLFLGETLAGTQLMAFVIALASVLLATLPSRTGLRVGRRAGHAD from the coding sequence GTGAACACCACGCCCAGCCGCCCTTTTGCTTATGTGTGCCTGGCCCTTAGCATGGCCCTGGTGGGCAGCTACGTGGCGCTGTCCAAGCCGCTGGCTGCCGTGCTGCCCGTGTTCCTGCTCGCGTGGATGCGTTTTGGCATTGGCGGTGTAGCCATGCTGCATTGGCTGCGCAAACCGGTGGATGAACCGCCGATCACCCGGTCCACCCAGCGGCTGCTGTTTCTGCAGTCGTTCCTGGGCAACTTTTTGTTCACCCTCTGCATGATCTATGGCGTAAGCCTTACCGATGCGGTCACGGCCGGGGTGACGCTGGCGGCCATTCCTGCGGCTGTGGCGGTGATGGGCTGGCTCTTTTTGCGCGAACGCGTAGCGCCACGCACCTGGGCCGCCGTGGTCTGTGCCGTGGCAGGGATTGCGCTTTTTTCACTATCAAAACAAGAGCATTCGGCGCATATTGCACAAGCGCTGGATGCCAAAAATACTCGTAATATGGGCTGGTTGGGCCCCTGGCTATTGCTAGGCGCAGTGGTGTGCGAAGCCGCCTATACGGTGATCGGCAAGAAGCTCACCACCAGCCTCGGGCCCAAGCGCATCACCTCGCTCATCAACCTGTGGGGTTTTGTGCTGTCCACGCCGTTGGGGCTTTACGCCGCCTGGCATTTCAACTTTACGGCCGTGGGCTGGGGCACCTGGGTGCTGCTGGTGTTCTACGCGCTGGCCGCCTGCGTGTGGACGGTGTGGCTCTGGATGACTGGGCTCAAGGCCGTGCCCGCTGCGCAGGGCGGGGTGTTCTCGGTCATGCTGCCGGTGAGCGCGGCGCTCGTGGGCGTGCTGTTTCTGGGCGAAACCTTGGCCGGCACCCAGCTGATGGCCTTCGTCATCGCACTGGCCAGCGTGCTGCTGGCGACCCTGCCCTCACGCACCGGCCTGCGGGTGGGCCGACGGGCGGGTCACGCAGACTGA
- a CDS encoding gamma-glutamylcyclotransferase family protein: MPDKPPPAVRARHVFVYGTLRRGGSNDITRLRPEPKFVGPARVAGVLYHLGAYPGMTLGGPLVVQGEVYEIGADLEAVLDEIEGLGATPIDEYVKREVVVDVGGQAVSCLVYEINPRYTVAAPHIADGDWLQATA, from the coding sequence ATGCCCGACAAACCCCCGCCCGCCGTTCGCGCCCGCCATGTCTTTGTTTATGGCACCTTGCGCCGTGGCGGATCCAACGACATCACGCGCCTTCGCCCGGAACCAAAGTTTGTGGGCCCAGCCCGGGTGGCCGGGGTGCTTTACCACCTGGGGGCCTATCCGGGCATGACGCTGGGCGGACCCTTGGTGGTGCAGGGCGAGGTATATGAAATTGGCGCTGACCTGGAGGCCGTTCTGGACGAGATCGAAGGGCTCGGCGCCACCCCTATCGATGAATACGTGAAGCGAGAGGTTGTGGTGGATGTGGGCGGGCAGGCCGTGTCCTGCCTGGTTTACGAGATCAATCCCCGGTATACGGTCGCTGCGCCCCATATTGCCGATGGAGACTGGTTGCAAGCCACTGCGTGA